The following DNA comes from Anopheles coustani chromosome 2, idAnoCousDA_361_x.2, whole genome shotgun sequence.
ATTGATTTTTGGTAACGAACGTTAGTCgaagaaagttttcccataAGTTAGTGAAAATTCATGTAAATAGTTTGGCAAAACTCATGAATATCCATCAATACAAGTAAAATgctttatatatttatttgattgtAAATCATCGTTTTAGATTCCTTTAGAATTATTCCCGTTTAGTTTGTGTTTTGAGTCATAAACACTTGTATAAAGCAAAGTTGAACTTTCCGTTACGTAACGTTAGTGACATAACCTTTCCATGACGCCTGCGGTTTCGATAGTCATCGCTGATGACCTTCAACCGGTTCCACGATTCCGTGAAATAAATGTAGGAACGGTCTGAAACTACAAAAGTACAAGAAATCCTAAGCGCTGTAAAACGGGTAAGAAATCTAAATGATTTTCCAAGCGTTTCACGCGGTTTTcagcaaacatattttttccgcTTAGAAAATCATATTTCCCCCCCGGGACCTTGTGGTAACCGAATACTTATCCCTGCCGATTGCGTTTCCTTCTGAATCATCGATGATTTACGGAAGTTTGGTGGTTGtttggagcaaaaaaaagaaaacacctcGAAAATGAAGGATAAAAATTTCCCTCCCAGCAAACATATCCCcaaaggaggggggggggggggaggtgtgCCTTTGCTTTCCGATTCTTAATGGTCGGCTTGCCCGGTTTTGCCGGACCAGGCATTTGCTCTCCGTCGGCGATTTATAAATTGACGTAATTGACTGGAAAGCATCTTCCAgtcttttttcccattttcccactACGATGGGGAATGGCGAGGGGGGTGGTTTGTCCTGGTGGACGCGTATACGGGAggagtgtgtttttatttcccgttCTTCCTTGGACCCACCCCTCACGGTGCCCACGGGCTGAAACGGATCGATGCACGATGAGTTTGAAaatgaacagaaaaaaggaGCGACCctatgtttgtgtatgtgtgtgtatttggggggaagaaaaactgatGTTTCATCGTGGAAAGCGGGTGGATTTCGGTGAATGAGCGAACAGCATTAGACACCGGGGGAGGGATGGGGAGGACGGGTGCCACAGTTGCCGATAGGTTCGTTTCTGGTTTCGGGATCCAAAAAGGACCTCCACGTCCGGAGCTCGCCTCGAATGCCGTGAGTGGCTCGTAAACAATTTAAGGAAGCCCGTAATCATGAGTCTGATGATTCTTGACCACGCCTGACTACCGACCCCCCTACGATCCCCTTCGTCGAGGTCCCCGATTCCCCGGGACCGGGAAACCGATACTTCCTCCTTTGCAAACCGGAACACCGGAACGAGTCCCCCCCACCGGCTTCCCGTACCTCCCGACCCCCCACCCGGGATACCGATTTAGTGAAATGTGTAATGTCTATAATCAACGAAACGATCCAAACCACGGTCCAATGGGCCATTTGCCGTCACCGTCGCCGTTCCTTGGCGGACCTCCGCTCGCACGGCCAAGAAAGTAAATGCACTGGCTTTTACGCCGATCCGATATCGGTTCgactaattttatttcttcggCAAACATGACGGTGCCGGTGCCCCCTTGCTGCCCGCCCGGTGTTTCTACCCTTTTACCCGGCTCGGAGCGGCCAAATTGCAACATTGCCAGGTGGAAAACGTAGCCTAGCGCCGTTGCCCGTTTCAGTTCCTCCTTTCGACGACGCAGGAGCATAAATTAATCAGAAAATCGATTCCGTCGCTCCGCCGGGCATATGCTTTCCCTCCCCCGCTCCCGGCGTGGACATTTCGCTGCCGACATTCGGTAATTTTCCCGACGGTACTCGGGACggaactgtgtgtgtgtgtgtttcgaaaTCGGAGGTGATTCGCTGCGAACGATAAAGACTTTAATTATAACGGCAAATAgtgaaggatttttccaagtcgCACCCTTTACTTACAACTCGTCCCGTCGCCCTTCCCCATGTCCTTCACCGTGTCGTTTCGAGCGCTAGTCTTCCGAGCGTTCGAGCTTAATTTTGGGGTTTCGTGGGCGCTTCCGGACCGGAAGTGGAACGTTTCTTTTATGGAGCGGGCCAAGGAAATCACGAGGCAGCAGTAATCAACGTCCCCTCCCCGCAGGGACACAAAGGAGGGGATCGGGGGGTGGGGACAGATGGAATCTGTCAAGGATAAAATCGTTAAAACGATCAACGACACTTTGGGGCTTTTTTACGACAACTGACGACCGAACCGGGGGGATCCACCAACCGGAGGAAAGGATGGGCGGAAGCGAGAAGGATTCGATAAGCCTTTGCCCGgaaccaaccaaccagccAACCATAAGAAGGTGCCAAATCATGGCCGAAATGTGACGATTGCGTCGAGTACTGTTTTATGAAGCAATCTTGATGGATCTGTGATTGGGTTCGGTTGTGTTGGGTAAGGAATTTTCTGCGCCGCTTACGAGGCGTCGCTCACgccaaaaaacaataaacctaCCGACAGCGATGAGTAATTATGATTGTTCGCTTCCTGGGAGTTTGAAACAATGTGCCAAAAATATTTTCGACGCGAGTACAATAAAAACGGGTTGTAAAAATTGGGTCCGATGACAGAAGCTGTTACAAGAATATGCTTTTACAACTGGCCCTGGGCTGCTCATATCGGGCGATTTAGAGGCAGCAAAACCCACGTTCGGATTCCGTCCAAGCGCGTTCTCGATCGTGCAGCATCTTGTCGGAGACTGATCGAACCACCTTCCAACGAGACAGAACCTGATTTTATGATCCTTTTTACATCTTCTCGCACGTCTCCCGACGGGTGTCGGGAACGAAGAAAACGCGTTCCAAGCCCGAAAGCGAACCACAAATGATTCATCCGCTCGTCGGCTGTTGTGCGCGAAGGAGCGAGCGAGAGCGAGAGGGTCGAATGGAATCCGAGCGTAGCGATGGAATAGAGTCTTTTTTGTGataggttgtttttttgttttgcaaataaacGCAGTTCCGAGGCACAGCTGTGCTGGGTTCATGTGTTGCTTGAAGGCAGTGATTCGTGAGTCATCGACTCCGGAGCTACCGTTCCGACTCgccaagaaaaaaacccagtTCGGGTTGGTTCGCTTGAAGCCCTTCCATTGCCCACCGCTAGGCGGAAAGCGGTTTTCAAGGGACGTTCACGCACACATCCACCGTGCTGACGCGTGCGCATCACGAACACCACGATGTTTACCGAAACCGAACGGTTCGTCGGTCGCCCGATCGACCCTTCGACGGCAGTGTTGTGCTGTCTGCTGTGCGGAAGAGATGAGCTCTCGATGTGAGACTCCGTGCGCGCGTTCGTTTGAAGTAAAATAATAGCCAACGCAAAGTACCCTTCCTCTTGCGCTGTTGGGCAGAGGAGTCGCGTGTGTTGAAGAAAAGTAGAGTACCAAATCAGTTCACAACGCCGCAGCCACACACGCTTTTGTGAATTAAAAACGGATCAACGCGGCGAAACGTGCGTGAAAGAAAAGCGAAGCGAACGACCTCCCGAGTCACATTCCCAGACAAATCGTTGTCTCGCGatacggtttttgttttgggagtACTGGTTTTTCAAGTTGTGAACTTGAACCGGTaggcagcagaagcagcagccgTCGCCGCCGTCTTCTGGCTTCTCTTGGACCCGTGCCGTGAAGAGGAATTAAACATTGGTGCGCGATCGAGCCGCGACATAAAACAGTCGGAACACGCACGCACATCTGTCCCAGCGGCCTGTGGTGCATCTCCTGTGGTGACTTGATCTTGATAATACGCTGTAGTCATCGGTGCATCGTAGTTGGCCTACCACACAAAAGTGTCACTGCTGCTTCTCGAGAAAGAGCGTCGGAGAATTCGTCCACATATTTATGTTGCCCCCTTTTCTGGCGGTAGTGATTCCGTGCGTGCGTCCGTGCAAGTCGGTGAGATTAGAAGGCGTGAAGATTTCGAAACATCGGTTTCGTTTTCGGGTTCAATTTTCCCATTCCACCGCGGGTCGTCGTCTGTCGCCGGGCAAAAGTTTTTACAAGCGGCGTGAGAAGCGTATCGCGTGATAAATCGGATTTTTCGGCGGTTTTCAACGGGGTTTGCCTTTTGGTGGCATCTTCGTCGCTGGTGTCGGTGTGGTTTGGGTCGAGATCGCAAGACGATCAACACACACCCCCAGTCGAGAAGTGGTGTACCGTGTGCGGAGTGCGGGTGCGGGTGTGGAAGGAAAATAGAAGAAGTCTGCAGCGGAGCATCAGACGCAACATCATCAGCGCCTCTGGAGCGAAAAAGTGTGTAGAAGGCAAAGCGGGCGAATGCGTGCAGTGCAATTGTGCGTGTATGTGAGAGCATGTGTGCATATGAGGTGCAAATGatttatgctgctgctgcttcttggCCGATGCAGTAGAAGGgcattttcgtttcctttttggaaggaaaagttctACCTTTTTCGGAGCGGTGGTACAAGTTCTTTTTTAATTCGATCTCCCCGATCCCCCGTCGCCCGAATGCAAGAGTGAGAAAGAGCATAGAAACGTCGAAGCGGGTGTTGTTGGAAAAGAGGTGAAGAGCGGGGGCCAGTTCTCGACGCCGTCGTCCGGCTGTTGTGTGTTGTTCGGGCCTTGGTCaagcggtggtggtgtgcaATAGGAGTCGAGTTGTGTCTTTTTGGTGCTTTTTCCAACCTCTGCCGGGGAaacgagagcgagagagagagagggagaaagagcGAGCGGTGGGAAAAGGTAgaaaacacgaaacgaaattACCGTCGTGGAAGCCGCAACAACGAAAAACCGCGTAAGCGCGCGAGAGCGAGATAGAGCGGCGTGAGCGTGTGAGTGAAAGAGAAGGGCGCTCGGGCGAAAAAGAGAGCCTACCTTCGATCCGAAGAATAATAATCCAGGAAGTGTGTACCGGCAAGGGGGAAAGCCCGCGGCCCGTGGAGGTTGCCGtgtgttgtttgttctttttttttttttaactacgctgcgagtgtgtgcgtgaataagcggcggtgtgtgtgtgccgcgAGTTGTGTGCCAGCTTCCTTCTCCACCATCCATCCTCAAACGTCTCACCGCGGGTCTCCCGTTCCTGCTGATCGCAACCGGCACAACGAGTTTGTGGATAAAGAGAGTGCGTGCGGGAGAAGTGTGACGACGAAGAAAAAGGGCTAAACGGAAACCGAAGAAGCTGGAAGGAGGTTTtaaaaccgaaaaagaaaatggtcgAAAGTATTTGAGTGTATTTTCCGTCGGCGATAATACATCCCCCAAGAAACAAGTGATTTTGCATTTACATCGTGCGTGTGGCGGGTTCTAttggttttttccttcccccccgtCCCGCCTTTCTGCGAgccgagggaaaacaaatcacgCGGAAAACAgggaagaagaagcaaaatCGGCCCGCGGATCTAATTTATCGTTTTGCCGGcgcttgtgtgtttttttgattTGCATTCGGAGCCCGCACTTCGACCGGATTTGTGTGGAATGAGAAATGAACACCGGaaagaatgaaacataaatcTCGAGGAAAACCGTGGCACAACACAACCAACCCGCGCCAGCTGTGATTCGCAATAGTAAGACGGaaagagggaagaaaaatcgatGTTAATCCCGAGAGTGGGGAAATCCTCCGCGTCTGATACACCGCCGTGTTGTTGTGTCATCAGATGTTTTGACATTTCGTTGCGCGAACCGAAGTGTGTTCCCAGTGTGATCGATCGTTGTTTATCTCGGGCATGTCAGCTGGTGTCCGATTGATCGATCCGAAAGCGCGTCGTGAAGAAGAACACCGCTGAGTCGTCGATGCAAATATCGCGTCTTCTTTGATCGAGGAATAACCTTGGATTAagtgaacaaacaaaccactGTGGTGTATTAGTAAGTCGGCCATAGTAAGAGCAGGCTGGGTGATATAAGAAACGTTTTGTGAGGGAGATATACAGAAGAACCAAGTGTTTTCCCAGCTGGTGGGAAATGCTAGCAAGATGAAGAGCCGCATCCATCATCACAGTAGCAGTAGCTGGAGCGGCAAAAGTGGTTGCCATAGTAGCGAGAtggtgacgacgacgacgccatcCGGGTGTAGTGACGACAGTGCGCGAAGCGTGCGATGTAGAAACACAGAGGCAAATCGTCGGTGGCGACGAACGACGTCAGCGACGACGAGCCGGCAGAAGCCGTCCTCGAGAAAAGCCAGCGTGCGGGAGTGGGAGCTGGAAAATGAcaccggcagcagcaacacactGACGACGAAGCGGCGCCGGTACAGAAATCTGAACGCGCGGCTAAAGTGTTGCCTGCCGGGAGTCGGCAGCAGCTCGGCGCTCACGATCGCGCTCGTGATCGCACTGCAGCTGCTCGCCCTGCAACCTACCGTGCTGCACTGTGCCAAAACGTTCTACATGCACTGGAACACGACGAACAGCATCTTCCGGATCGACAACACCGACCACATCATCGACGTGAACAAGGGCAACTCGCAGTTCGAGTACGATCAGGTGCATATCATCTGCCCGGTGTACGAGCCGGGCACGTTCGACAACGAGACGGAGAAGTACATCATCTACAACGTGTCGAAGGTGGAGTACGAGACGTGCCGCATCACCAACCACGACCCGCGCATCATCGCCATCTGCGACAAGCCGAACAAGCTGATGTTCTTCACCATCACGTTCCGCCCGTTCACGCCGCAGCCGGGCGGCCTCGAGTTCCTACCGGGCAACGACTACTACTTCATCTCGACCTCGTCCAAGGACGACCTGCACCGGCGGATAGGTGGCCGCTGCACCACCGACAACATGAAGGTCGTCTTCAAGGTGTGCTGCGCCGACGACCAGAACCCgaaccagcaccagcaccacggCGGCGGCCACCTGCCCTCCAACGGCACCGTCATCGGAGGCGGCGACGGTGGCAACGGCGCGGGGGGTGTGTCCATcaacaccagcaacaacaccatCTCGATCGACGCGTTCGATCCGAACTCGCGGCTGCTGCCGCCCGCCATCAACACCAGCCAGGGCAACATCGTGCAGAACACGGTCAACTGGCCGGTGTGGAACGATGGTCAGGGCCACCAGCAGCCGCCCCACCTGCCCCCGCACGTCCGTCCACCCCCGGCCACGCCGGCGATCGGGGCGAACGGGCGGCACAACCACCACTACACCGCCTCGCCGCCGAGGACGTCCATCAACAGTGGCACCGGGAACGGTAACATTAATAATCATAACTACAACATAAACAGTCCACCGTCCAGCGTGCATCCGGGCCagagcggcggcggcggcagcaacCAGAAGCCGACCAAGAAGACCAAGGAGTACGACAAGCAGCACCCGAACGAGGTGGTGAAGAACGAGGAGCTGACGTACAACAATCAGGGCGGAACCCTGAGGCCCGGAGCGTTGCCGGTGACGCTGGCGGTGGCGGCAGTGTTGGTGGCACTAGCGGGGAGCTCCTCCCcctggcggcggtggtggagctGAGGGATGACGAGGCGGTCGATGCACGCAGGCGatgcaccaacaccaccaccaacaccttcGTCACCATTGCTGCCGTCACCGTCGGCACCTTCCTGgaggtcgtcgtcgtcgtcctttgAAGGGGCCGGAAGTCGCCAGCATCATCATCCCCGAGCCCTGTGGCCGTCGTTGTAGTGTTGTCTCCAGAGTCCCCTTCCCGAATTCCCGCCCGTTTGATGAACTCCACGGAAGGATGCTGATGTCCCGAGAAGGAGTTCGACGAGTCCCCGCCAGAATCGTTGGTGTTTGTAATTAAGGAGtcgattaatttaattta
Coding sequences within:
- the LOC131262000 gene encoding uncharacterized protein LOC131262000, which codes for MKSRIHHHSSSSWSGKSGCHSSEMVTTTTPSGCSDDSARSVRCRNTEANRRWRRTTSATTSRQKPSSRKASVREWELENDTGSSNTLTTKRRRYRNLNARLKCCLPGVGSSSALTIALVIALQLLALQPTVLHCAKTFYMHWNTTNSIFRIDNTDHIIDVNKGNSQFEYDQVHIICPVYEPGTFDNETEKYIIYNVSKVEYETCRITNHDPRIIAICDKPNKLMFFTITFRPFTPQPGGLEFLPGNDYYFISTSSKDDLHRRIGGRCTTDNMKVVFKVCCADDQNPNQHQHHGGGHLPSNGTVIGGGDGGNGAGGVSINTSNNTISIDAFDPNSRLLPPAINTSQGNIVQNTVNWPVWNDGQGHQQPPHLPPHVRPPPATPAIGANGRHNHHYTASPPRTSINSGTGNGNINNHNYNINSPPSSVHPGQSGGGGSNQKPTKKTKEYDKQHPNEVVKNEELTYNNQGGTLRPGALPVTLAVAAVLVALAGSSSPWRRWWS